The Megalobrama amblycephala isolate DHTTF-2021 linkage group LG10, ASM1881202v1, whole genome shotgun sequence DNA segment ggattttgatggtttaatgcAGGAAGGATGACACTCACCATGGATCGTAGTGGACGAGTGGGGCATTCAGCTCTGATATGCCCTGGGAGAccacaatataaacaaagaCCCTGGTCAGCCTCCTCTGTCGCTCAGCTGGTGACAGACGTGATCTGTTGATCTGCATCTCGTagctggctggttctggggagctgacggatTCGGGCTGACGGAGGAATGATGGAAAAAGTCGCTGGTTTTGCTGCTCTTCTAGGCACAGCTGCATACGGGTGGCGAATCTGATGGAGAGTTGGATGAACTTCTCGAGACCGATGGAATCCTcttatgcagcgagatgcaaccgcaaaTCCAGACCCTGATGATACCTGGAGATGAGGGCCTGTTCATTCCACCTGCTCGCTGCCGCTAGGGTTCTGAACTGTAAAGCATAATCAGAAACAGATAAAACACCTTGCTTCAGGGTACACAGTCTCTCACCAAGAGATGAATCCCATGACGGTTTTCCAAAAACCTCTTTGAAATGACTGATGAAAGTTGAGAGGGATTGCTTGACAGGACTGTTCTGTGTCCAAAGGGGCTCTGCCCAGCGGAGTGCTTTACCGGTGAGTTGTTGAATGATAAAAGCGGCTTTCGCTTTATCGTCAGGGTAcaagtgcggttgcatctccaaaACCCAGCCAGAGGATATATCAAGACAGGAATACTGAACTTGATCTTCACACCAGATTCAACGATTGCCAGGAGACAGGGAACAGCGACTGCACACAGACACTCACGAAGGACTGGAGAACATGGAGGATCCTGGAGACACACTGAAGACAGGTAAGGTGTCCGTAAGGTAAGAATTCAGGTAAGTATGCATTAACGAGACAGGCCAATGACTGAGTGACTGTGAGCGTCTTAAATAGTGCTGCTGATTGGGCTggtgatgagtgtcaggtgcatgtgatcagtactctggtgagggagtgcgaCGTGATTGGCTGGGTGCAGAGCCTGGTGTGTCTGTGAcaataatgttatattatagttaaaatgactttttattcagatttatttgtcaaattagtgaatatattgttattaatagctataaatgcatcattgttggctttaagtaaagtgaaaACATAAGATGCAATTTtcctaaattaaatgttaagaaattataaatatgtgctcattttacattttaagcttacttgtaaatgtaactaaaaaacaacaattcctgtaatgaaataaaaaaacggAAATCATTTATACAAACAGTTGAAAAAAGtatcttttttaaatgttacatactagcaaaacactgcaacaatatttttaaagtataattcCAAACTGCTATAAGCAATACCATGCAAATGACTGAGGAGAAATAGATtttaacaaatcaaaattaCCATTCATTACCTCTAATGCAAACTTTAGCCATTAAAGACTTAAATAACTAGTTGATACAGCAAACAAGTGTCTCTGGAACTATTTTGTGATCATTTATAAATCAGTGTATAATGGCTTATTGTCTCAGTTCCCTTCAGTGTTTGGACTCCATCTCCCGTCATCCACCTTGTCTCACTGTGGACCCTGTCACCTGATTTCTATCACGCACACCTGCATTTGATCAGCACTCGTCACCAGCAGTATAAAGGACTCTCACTCAGTCACACTGATTGTCCGGTCTCATTAACACCCTCCCGTTGACACGTTAGCATCTTACCTGTGCTTCTTATGCTCTTCTCAAGGACCTTGTTGGGAAACCTTCCTGTTACTCTGTTTGTTTCCAGTCTTCTATATGGATACCTTGTTGGATGTGCATGAAGTCCCTCAGCTCTAAGCTGTGTTGGAATCTTACCTCCAGTTGCTATTCCTAGTGATAAGAAACCGAGGCTTTCTGAAGCATTTCAGGCTTGCATCAAATTGTGCTGAAAAACGGTTCATTACTCGAAGCTTTTATAACACAGTGCGCATTAGCGACATCTGGTGGTCAGACTTGTTTTATCCACCATAGCCTATCTAAATCAATGCGGAGCAGATACGGTTTGAAAAAGCATGTGACCAAAGCTTAGGAAGTCTGTGACATATGGAATCACTCTTAAATCAGTTTTATCTAAACTAAtctcatctaaattaatttgtgacaaTGAGACCACCACTCGTGTCATGTGTAACCAGGTCAAGGGATTCACATATtgatcaataatataaaatatacaatgatGTGATCATAACTGACATcagtagttaaaaaaaatattttgggtgAGCTGTTTAACCCTTATGTTCTGTTCGGGGTCTCCGAGACCCCAGCAATATAAcatgattaaatgcattttcctttATGCATCAGCTTAAGTGCCAGGTTTTTTCAAATCAGCTGTCTCGACTTTCCGATACTGCATGATGTTCGAAGCTTCAAACGTCATCAATTACGTGGTATTGTCATTGCGATACAAGCATCGGTACAGTGTGTGATACAATAGTGCTTTGAAAACTGCGTTGGAGCATCGGAGCCCCGGTATCAACCGTCCCATCACTAGCTATTCCTCCATCTGCAAcaacaaaggacagtattatcaTTCCATTTAACTATGTTCAACTGAAGACTTTTCATCTACTCACCTGCTTAAGTGTTGTTTTATCTGGTTGTGAAAATAAACACTCACTTTTATACATCCAGTGTCTCTGCCCTTCTGTgactgtaacagaagaccggaccataaccgAACCACACCAGAGTAACAACACGGATCTATTCAGAGGCACACATGGGAATCTTCCTTGTCCCTACTTCCCCGGCTGGCCAACCATCGTTCGCTTCAGCAGTTCAAAAAGAATTGTGTTTTCCTCGTCCAGTCCCCTCAGAAATACAGGCCGCCTGGCCAGTTCCTCAACCGCCGGAGTTAATGCCAGCCACAGAGTCCACCCCGGAGCCAGAGCAGGTCACCGCACCCGTCTCAAGGCTGGGACTGTTCACCAGATCCAGCGAGGAGTCAGGCCCAGTGAAGCAGTGCTCAGATGAGCCAGGTGAGGAGTGCTGGCTCATAAATTTCTCCACAGAGCTCATTCCTCTACACCTTACAACACTCTCTGTCTTGGATGAAGCGATCCCACCCAATTTCCTGTCCACCCCATTGTTTCCATCATTTCCGCTGACTCCAACATATTCTCTGGATTTACCTGCCCCACTGGTGTATCATAGCTCCCCGACTCTATCCCGGCCAGCTCGTTGGCTCCATCTCGGGCTCTTTCTACACCAGTGTGGCTATGTGATGCTGATCCCCTGGTTACACCTCAGGCCTCCGAGCCCAGTTCTCCACCTCAACCTGTTGGTCCTGATCCGTCTTGGCTCTGTGCTCCCTCAGTGTCACCGTTGTCCGCCATCACTAAAGCTCCACCGGGCTCCCGCATTCCTCCAGTTTCACCTTGGTCTCTCATCTCTCTGGTTTCGCTACGGACATCCAGGTCTCTGGCTGCGCCTCGACCCGTGTGATGTGCCCTTGCTGATGTGGGGAATCCGCAGTGCCATCGAACAGAGTTGAGCGGAGTCTGCCACCATGGACGCTTGAGGAGGTGGGCTGGAATGAGTTGCTGGCGGGATGGACGAACTCGCCCGCTGGCCGTCTGGGTTGTAGAGGGGTGGCTATCATCCATGAGGGAGTGGAGGAGTCAATCCCATTTGCCTGAGGTTGGAGCCTGTTGCTGTCCACCATGAtggggaggagcagggaacaGGGGACTCTTGCCGGCTGTCCGAACTCAGAGGAGAAGTGTCGAGCCGACCACCGAGGGCTATCCAGGCATCGCAGAGGAGTTCACCCAGCTGGTGGAGGACCGGATGGCAGTGCGTTTTGGGAACCAgaccaagattttttttcctctcacgTCTCTGTcaaaacacaatattgtaatgcattcattttaagAGGAGCCTTCCCCAACAATGGTTATATTTACCTTCCTGTCTCAATCGTCAACTCAGATTCTGGATTAACAGTGATAGTTGTGTCTATTGATAGAGCTGACAATAAATCATCTGCAAGACGTTtaggcccgggtatacttcagtTTCCACATCTGGACGTGTCTCATGTGGAGTTGTGTCCGCACGTATTCCAAAGTATTCTCAACCCCAGATGAAGACAGATGGCTCGACACATAAACATGGATGGCAGAAGTATACTCACTTCTTTACATCACTCAGTGAACCAGCTGGGTGTGACTTTGTGGAATATTCAGTGTTTCCAATGTGTTGATATacttaagccctattcggacgggactagtttTCCAAACGACGTTTGAGTAACAATTCTTATTAACCTACGTCTGTGATTTTATGTACagattcggacgggactaacGTGTTTATTACCGAGGTAGAAGTGTCTGTGTTTTACATGTGGGCATTTCAGAAGATCACGTGTTCAGaatgcactttgaaatataaagtaaaacgtCCTAACacatttagtgttttgtaaacattttataaaaattgtaGTGTGAAAAAACTAAACATACATTTATCATCATGATTTAATAGAACTGGGTTCTTATAATAAACCCACTggaataaaaagttttaacttatataatttacacGTTATGTAATTAAGTGCAGAAATGAAAGTAATCTTACCTGAAACTGATATTACAGTAGCCAGTCTTAACAGTTTACGTGATTTGGCTCTtcttgttgattttttttttttatttcttcgcAGTGTACCAAACACATCTACATCCATTATCGGTGCGCAAAAATCAGAAACTTAAATACCAGCGCGATAGCGAGAGATTGTACGGTAGTTCACGTTgaccaaaacacacaagaaaaagagttttggaaaaaacattttcggAAATCACAGACATTTGCATTTGGACGGGATTAGATTTCTCTGAGGACCGCTGAGTTTGacgaaaaacagtaggtaatttgctctggaattTTTACAGAGGTCGTGTGAGAAAAAgacagacatggcagattcggacgggattaaaaTCTCAAAGTACGTCTGTGAAACAGAAATTTCTCTAACGTCCCCCTGTGAAACTAggcccgtccgaatagggcttaatATAGTCTTATACTgggataatatttttttaaaatccaaCATTAGTCTTTAATTAGTATTAtgtatataacaaaataaaagctttcAGGTAAAATCTTTTATGAAAGGTTTATTGGAATATAGATCAGATTAAATCTGAGAGGTCTATGAATATTGAACTAGCGGGTAGGCTGATAGCTGAATATTCAAACATTACGATAAAATGAGGTGGTCGCTGAGCTTCCGTGGGTATAAAACTGAGGCATTCTCACACAGAGTCTGCTCTCCAGGATAGATCTATCATAGAAATGTCTAACTGGGGAGTGACAAACGCAGATTATCAAACCATCCAATACTGCTTTCCAAACAACAATTTGTCTTGTTCCAAGAGTTTCCGACCTGAAGCGGAGTACATTGCTGTGTACATTTTCATTGCTGTAACATCAGTGTTCACCGTGTTTCTGAACCTGTTGGTGATCATCTCCATCTCGCACTTCAAACAGCTCCACACTCCCACCAATGTGCTGATCCTCTCTCTGGCAGTGGCTGATCTGATTGCAGGACTGATTCTCATGCCAGTGCAGGGAATGAAACTGATTGAGCCATGCTGGTACTTTGGAGAAATATTTTGCTTAATATTTCCTCTTATTCTTTATGTGGTTCTCACAGCATCTCTTGGTAATATGATTATTATATCTGTGGATCGATACATTGCTGTGAATGATCCTTTGCAATATCCAATGAAGGTCAATAATAACAGAGCTGTTGTTTCTGTTGTTGTAAACTGGATattctccttcttatataatttttatctgTTGTATGAGTTTTTACTGTATCCAGAGAGGAACCACACATGTGTTGGAGAATGCATACTTTCTTTTAATTTGGAAAATATAATACTAGAtgcttttgtttgtttagtGGTACCTTGTTGTATAATTATTCCTTTATATGTGAAAATCTGCTTTGTAGCAAACTATCAAGCGAAGCATTTAAATTCAGTCACAGACAAAAAGGCCAGATCAGAAAAAAAAGCTGCAAGAACCTTAGGGATTGTAGTACTGGTTTATCTTCTTTTTTGGACGCCATACTTTTTATATTCTCTTTCTGGTGGGCATGATGAAAATGACTCGCTTATAATTAAAGTAATGGATTGGATTGTGTGCATGAATTCCTGTGTGAATCCACTTTTATATGCTATGTTTTATCGATGGTTCAGACTGTCAgcaaaatacattttgacaCTGAGAATATTTGAACCTTCATCTGCATACTTAAATCTGTTCCCAGAGGAAAAATGATCACTTACACTCTCATGCAAGTGTAAATGAGATAATGTGTCTTCAAATGAAAgagttcttgttttaagcacctTCTTATAGAACATTAGATGGCATGTAAcagctgttttttgtttgtttgtttgtttttttaaataaaaaaatatggtgTCTAATATTGTGATCATAATTGTGAGTGACACTATCTGCTCCATTGGCTCTGTTTGAACATATAATAACAGCAAAACTGTAGTAATGCTGCTTGGAAGCTTGTCACACTAAAGTAGTTATTACAAAGATAATCTTTAGTTTAAATTAAAGAAACCCACTTTATTAGAAGAAAGCAAGGTACAATATATTTTGATGCATGGTCATGGTAACTGCACTTACAATAAAACAATTGAGACAAATTTCACAACATGAGCTTAAATGATTGATGATGGACAAGAGTGATGTTTAATCATTATAATGGCAATTATTATTAAGCTCCTGATTTCTGCCTGTTTTTTGccttataaaaaataatgaaccaATTTACCAGTATGGCATTCAATTTTGTATTTCTACAGTGTGTTatgcatttacattaaaaagGCATTTacttcaaaagtttacaatttTACAATAGGTTaacaagtttatatatatattggactaa contains these protein-coding regions:
- the LOC125277665 gene encoding trace amine-associated receptor 13c-like, with the translated sequence MSNWGVTNADYQTIQYCFPNNNLSCSKSFRPEAEYIAVYIFIAVTSVFTVFLNLLVIISISHFKQLHTPTNVLILSLAVADLIAGLILMPVQGMKLIEPCWYFGEIFCLIFPLILYVVLTASLGNMIIISVDRYIAVNDPLQYPMKVNNNRAVVSVVVNWIFSFLYNFYLLYEFLLYPERNHTCVGECILSFNLENIILDAFVCLVVPCCIIIPLYVKICFVANYQAKHLNSVTDKKARSEKKAARTLGIVVLVYLLFWTPYFLYSLSGGHDENDSLIIKVMDWIVCMNSCVNPLLYAMFYRWFRLSAKYILTLRIFEPSSAYLNLFPEEK